The following proteins are co-located in the Echinicola sp. 20G genome:
- a CDS encoding DUF6588 family protein: MKKILSFCLVGLLLSGTKVFGQGDIDVEKILQAGVDDLNTYMGYYVEPAAKGFIYSMGTGWAHTAKTHSTLGFDLKFSVSGARVPARYENFTFDPSEYEKLRVKGSNGATSLPTLYGDPDASGTLEIYEEGMLIAEVDIPPGLDIPVKYVPAPTIQGAIGLPAGFELIGRFIPKVSVEDAEISQWGLGVKHDIKQHIPGIKILPFDLSILAAYNSLNAKYFIEEDMGQFGEMSLDTWTFQALVSKKLSILTVYGTVGYNTGSSTYDMLGTYSIEGTSESITDPVNLEYNAKGAMATLGARFKFGPVFLNGDYTFQEFNTVSVGLGVAIR; this comes from the coding sequence ATGAAAAAAATATTATCTTTTTGTTTAGTAGGCCTTTTACTCTCTGGCACTAAAGTTTTTGGCCAAGGCGACATTGATGTTGAAAAAATCTTACAAGCTGGAGTAGATGACCTTAACACCTACATGGGGTATTATGTAGAACCTGCAGCCAAAGGTTTTATCTACAGTATGGGAACAGGCTGGGCGCACACCGCCAAAACTCATAGTACTTTAGGATTTGACCTTAAGTTTTCCGTAAGTGGAGCGAGGGTTCCCGCTAGGTATGAGAACTTTACTTTTGACCCTTCAGAATATGAAAAGTTAAGGGTCAAAGGGAGTAACGGAGCTACTTCTCTGCCCACCCTCTATGGTGATCCTGATGCGAGCGGAACGCTGGAAATCTATGAAGAAGGAATGTTAATTGCTGAAGTAGACATTCCGCCAGGCCTAGACATCCCGGTAAAATATGTCCCAGCCCCAACCATCCAAGGAGCGATTGGCCTTCCTGCTGGATTTGAACTTATTGGTAGGTTTATCCCCAAAGTGTCAGTTGAAGATGCTGAAATTTCCCAGTGGGGATTGGGTGTAAAACATGACATCAAACAACACATTCCAGGTATCAAAATCCTCCCTTTTGACCTTTCCATTTTAGCCGCATACAATTCACTTAATGCGAAATATTTTATAGAAGAGGACATGGGACAATTCGGCGAGATGAGCCTCGATACTTGGACATTTCAAGCTTTAGTAAGTAAAAAACTTTCAATTCTAACCGTATATGGAACAGTAGGCTACAACACTGGTTCTTCCACCTATGACATGCTGGGCACCTACTCCATAGAAGGTACTTCTGAAAGTATTACCGATCCAGTTAATCTTGAATACAATGCAAAGGGGGCTATGGCCACTTTGGGAGCAAGATTTAAGTTTGGACCTGTTTTCCTCAATGGGGATTATACATTCCAAGAGTTTAACACAGTTAGTGTTGGACTTGGCGTAGCTATTCGATAA
- a CDS encoding Fur family transcriptional regulator, with product MNIETVKNKIVEGGLKFTHQRMVIYEAVSSTHNHPTAEWVFEQIKENNPSISLGTVYKTLDTFVNAQIIQKFVDNNGVMRFDAILEAHSHLYDKETNEIRDYQNKELETLIKGFFEKNKIKDFEVEDISVVIKGHNK from the coding sequence ATGAATATTGAAACGGTAAAAAATAAGATTGTAGAAGGTGGACTGAAGTTTACCCATCAGCGGATGGTGATCTATGAGGCAGTGTCAAGTACTCATAATCATCCTACTGCCGAATGGGTATTTGAGCAGATTAAGGAAAACAATCCGTCCATTTCACTAGGTACGGTTTATAAAACGCTGGATACTTTTGTGAATGCCCAGATCATTCAAAAATTTGTGGATAATAATGGAGTGATGAGATTTGATGCCATTCTTGAGGCTCACAGTCACTTGTATGATAAAGAAACCAATGAAATCAGGGATTACCAGAATAAAGAGCTGGAGACTTTGATTAAAGGCTTCTTTGAAAAAAATAAAATTAAGGATTTCGAAGTGGAGGATATATCCGTGGTCATAAAGGGCCACAACAAATAA
- a CDS encoding peroxiredoxin, translating into MSLVGKKAPLFSAPAVINGEEIVESFSLEEFIGKKEVIFYFYPKDFTFVCPTEILAFQEKLAEFEKRGVAVVGASCDTEETHLAWLSTPKANGGIEGVTYPLVADPAKTIAHNYGVLAGEWNYNEEGELTYEGAPVAFRGSFLIDKAGVVRHETINDLPLGRNIDEMIRLVDALQHVEKYGEVCPANWEEGKEAMKATKEGVSEYLSKN; encoded by the coding sequence ATGTCATTAGTAGGAAAAAAAGCCCCTTTGTTTAGCGCACCAGCAGTTATCAACGGAGAAGAAATCGTTGAAAGCTTTTCTTTGGAGGAGTTCATTGGTAAAAAAGAAGTGATTTTCTATTTCTACCCAAAAGATTTCACTTTTGTATGCCCAACTGAAATTTTGGCTTTCCAAGAGAAATTGGCTGAGTTCGAAAAAAGAGGTGTAGCTGTAGTAGGTGCTTCTTGTGATACAGAAGAAACTCACCTTGCTTGGTTATCTACTCCAAAAGCAAACGGCGGTATTGAAGGTGTTACTTACCCATTGGTTGCTGACCCTGCAAAAACTATCGCTCACAACTATGGCGTTTTGGCCGGTGAGTGGAACTACAATGAAGAAGGAGAATTGACTTATGAAGGTGCTCCAGTTGCCTTTAGAGGTTCTTTCTTGATCGACAAAGCAGGTGTGGTTAGACATGAAACTATCAACGACCTTCCACTTGGAAGAAACATCGACGAAATGATCAGATTGGTAGACGCACTTCAGCACGTAGAGAAATACGGTGAAGTTTGTCCAGCTAACTGGGAAGAAGGTAAAGAAGCCATGAAAGCAACTAAAGAAGGTGTGTCTGAATACCTTTCTAAAAACTAA
- a CDS encoding 3-deoxy-D-manno-octulosonic acid transferase produces the protein MKLFYDFSVWAMSGLLQLTKGGESKLSRLVKGREGVFDQLENFRKEVSGNLAWFHVASLGEYEQAKPVIAAFKNAFSDHAVLVTFFSPSGYENVIKKPQIHVDMITYLPFDTEANVQRFLDLVNPNVAFFVKYDLWANYIFETKARSIPLFLFSASMRKEQIYFKPYGSFFRKVLKCFDHIYTQNQQTVKLLDEIGVTNVSIAGDTRYDNVQVISEAPKVFPEVEAFVGTDPVIVVGSAWEEDMELIIPFINKHDQYKYIIAPHDINHSIIDSWRNQITKPCLKYSEMLDSESGKADVLFIDNIGMLSSLYQFAHLAYVGGAFGKGLHNILEPLAFRVPVLFGKLKRVSKFPEAAISEGCGCGFEVADKATFEKIVLALEDVKAYEKAAKSADRLVRDNLGSAQKIINGVQRMIL, from the coding sequence ATGAAATTGTTTTATGATTTTTCTGTTTGGGCCATGTCTGGTTTGTTACAATTGACCAAAGGAGGTGAGTCTAAACTGTCGCGACTTGTAAAGGGGAGGGAAGGAGTTTTTGATCAACTTGAAAATTTCAGGAAAGAAGTTTCAGGAAACTTGGCTTGGTTTCATGTGGCCTCTCTCGGGGAGTATGAGCAGGCAAAGCCCGTGATAGCAGCATTTAAAAATGCTTTTTCAGATCATGCTGTTTTGGTTACTTTTTTTAGTCCAAGTGGCTATGAAAATGTAATCAAAAAGCCTCAGATCCATGTCGATATGATTACCTATTTGCCTTTTGATACCGAAGCCAATGTGCAGCGGTTTTTGGACTTAGTAAATCCAAATGTGGCTTTTTTTGTGAAATATGACCTATGGGCCAATTACATCTTTGAAACAAAAGCACGCAGTATCCCTTTGTTTCTCTTTTCGGCTTCCATGCGTAAGGAACAGATTTATTTCAAGCCATATGGTAGCTTTTTCCGTAAGGTGTTAAAGTGTTTTGACCATATTTATACCCAAAACCAGCAAACGGTGAAGTTGTTAGACGAAATTGGGGTAACCAACGTCAGCATTGCAGGTGATACACGTTATGATAACGTACAGGTGATTTCTGAAGCTCCAAAAGTATTTCCTGAAGTAGAGGCATTTGTGGGCACCGATCCAGTAATCGTGGTGGGGAGTGCTTGGGAAGAGGATATGGAGTTGATCATTCCGTTTATCAATAAGCATGACCAGTATAAATATATCATTGCACCTCATGATATCAATCACAGTATTATTGATTCATGGAGGAACCAAATTACCAAGCCCTGTTTAAAATACTCTGAAATGCTTGACAGTGAATCGGGAAAAGCCGATGTGCTGTTTATAGATAATATAGGGATGCTTTCTTCCCTATATCAATTTGCTCATTTGGCTTATGTGGGTGGCGCTTTTGGCAAAGGTCTACACAATATATTGGAGCCATTGGCTTTTAGGGTTCCGGTGTTGTTTGGGAAGCTAAAGCGAGTAAGTAAGTTCCCAGAAGCAGCTATCAGTGAAGGTTGTGGTTGTGGCTTTGAAGTGGCAGACAAAGCGACGTTTGAGAAAATAGTCTTAGCTTTGGAAGATGTAAAGGCTTATGAGAAGGCAGCCAAATCTGCAGATAGATTGGTGAGAGATAATCTGGGAAGTGCCCAAAAAATCATCAATGGAGTGCAAAGAATGATCTTATGA
- the rsgA gene encoding ribosome small subunit-dependent GTPase A — translation MKGRVIKSTGSWYLVDTDEGQINSRLRGKFKQDDLKLTNPIAVGDFVTLSKEENQETAIISSILPRENYIIRKSTRKSHFSHILASNIDQAFLVITLKQPRTSLGFIDRFIVSTESFRIPTTLVVNKIDVIKKEKDQEFLQDIREIYEPLGYPVMEISALHDADLKSQFSEKLKGKTTLLSGHSGVGKSTLLNKLVPDAGQSTKEVSSFTSKGVHTTTFAEMFPVEDGGYLIDTPGIKEFGILDIEEEELSHYFVEMRKYLGQCKYNNCKHLNEPGCKVLEVLEEGYIHPYRYDSYVKILNEEDTYR, via the coding sequence ATAAAAGGAAGGGTAATTAAGTCAACAGGTAGTTGGTACCTTGTGGATACTGATGAGGGTCAGATCAACTCCAGGCTACGTGGGAAGTTCAAACAGGATGACCTGAAGCTGACCAATCCGATTGCTGTAGGAGATTTTGTGACTTTGTCAAAAGAGGAGAACCAAGAGACAGCCATAATTTCCAGTATTTTGCCCCGGGAAAACTATATTATCCGCAAGTCCACCAGAAAGAGCCATTTTTCCCACATCCTGGCTTCCAACATAGACCAAGCCTTTTTGGTGATTACATTAAAACAGCCAAGGACCTCTTTGGGTTTTATTGATCGGTTTATTGTAAGTACAGAAAGTTTTCGAATTCCCACCACTTTGGTTGTCAATAAAATTGATGTAATCAAAAAGGAAAAGGATCAAGAGTTTTTGCAGGATATTCGTGAGATTTATGAACCCTTGGGGTATCCGGTCATGGAAATATCCGCTTTGCATGATGCCGATTTGAAGAGTCAGTTTTCGGAAAAACTTAAAGGAAAAACAACGTTGCTTTCTGGACATTCTGGAGTAGGAAAATCCACCTTGCTTAACAAATTGGTGCCAGATGCAGGGCAGTCTACCAAGGAAGTTTCCAGCTTTACCTCCAAGGGAGTGCATACCACTACTTTTGCGGAAATGTTTCCAGTGGAAGATGGTGGTTATTTGATTGATACACCTGGTATTAAGGAGTTTGGAATTCTAGACATTGAAGAAGAAGAACTGTCTCATTATTTTGTGGAGATGAGAAAGTATTTGGGACAGTGTAAATACAACAACTGTAAGCATCTCAATGAACCCGGCTGCAAGGTGTTGGAGGTGCTGGAAGAAGGATACATTCATCCCTATCGATATGATAGCTATGTCAAAATACTCAATGAGGAAGATACTTATCGTTGA
- a CDS encoding phosphoribosyltransferase family protein produces MSEIKTLVLNHKQIQQKITRIAYEIYERNVGEEEVVFAGISGMGYVFAGLLVDRIKEISPLKVEKMKITLDKFTKKQPEVELSHDIDFENKCLIIVDDVLNSGRTLTYAMEPFLKYEIKKIEVAVLVNRSHKLFPVSADYTGYELATTLSENIEVVLNESDSIVYLQ; encoded by the coding sequence ATGAGTGAAATAAAAACTTTGGTGCTGAACCATAAGCAAATCCAACAGAAAATCACCCGAATAGCGTATGAAATATATGAAAGAAATGTGGGTGAAGAAGAGGTGGTATTTGCCGGAATTTCAGGTATGGGTTACGTCTTTGCGGGCCTATTGGTGGATAGAATAAAGGAAATATCTCCTTTGAAAGTCGAAAAGATGAAAATCACACTTGATAAGTTTACCAAAAAACAACCTGAAGTGGAGCTTTCCCATGATATTGACTTTGAGAATAAGTGTCTGATCATTGTGGATGATGTGCTTAATTCAGGAAGGACATTGACTTATGCAATGGAGCCTTTTTTGAAGTATGAGATCAAGAAAATTGAAGTAGCTGTTTTGGTCAACAGAAGCCATAAATTGTTTCCAGTTTCTGCCGATTATACCGGTTACGAACTAGCAACCACCTTGAGCGAAAATATCGAGGTGGTACTTAATGAGAGCGATTCCATTGTTTACCTACAATAA
- the panB gene encoding 3-methyl-2-oxobutanoate hydroxymethyltransferase — translation MSVNQSSNIKRITTHVLQEMKNRGEKISMLTAYDFSMAGILDAAGIDIILVGDSASNVMAGHETTLPITLDQMIYHASSVVRAVKRAFVVVDIPFGSYQGNSSEALRSTIRIMKEAGAHAVKVEGGAEIKESVVRILSAGVPVMGHLGLTPQSIYKFGTYTVRAKEEDEAEKLISDAKVLEECGCFAIVLEKIPAELAKRVAEHVSIPVIGIGAGPHVDGQVLVVHDMLGITQEFKPRFLRQYADLRGVMTEAVEGYIKDVKSKDFPSEKESY, via the coding sequence ATGTCTGTTAATCAGTCTTCCAATATAAAGAGAATTACCACTCATGTGCTTCAGGAAATGAAAAACAGAGGAGAGAAAATCTCCATGCTAACAGCATATGATTTTTCCATGGCGGGGATTTTGGATGCCGCGGGAATTGATATCATTTTGGTTGGAGATTCAGCCTCTAATGTTATGGCAGGACATGAGACCACTTTGCCCATTACTTTGGATCAAATGATTTATCATGCCTCATCTGTAGTGAGAGCTGTAAAACGTGCCTTTGTGGTAGTGGATATTCCTTTTGGCTCTTATCAAGGGAATTCATCTGAGGCTTTGAGATCTACCATCCGTATCATGAAGGAGGCCGGTGCGCATGCGGTGAAAGTAGAAGGAGGAGCTGAAATCAAGGAATCAGTGGTGAGGATATTAAGCGCTGGGGTTCCGGTAATGGGACATTTGGGATTGACCCCTCAGTCTATTTACAAGTTTGGAACTTATACGGTGAGGGCCAAGGAAGAGGATGAAGCGGAAAAGCTTATTTCAGATGCCAAGGTTTTGGAAGAATGTGGCTGTTTTGCCATTGTTTTGGAAAAAATCCCTGCAGAACTTGCCAAGCGTGTCGCTGAGCATGTGTCCATTCCAGTAATCGGCATTGGAGCAGGTCCTCATGTGGATGGACAAGTATTGGTCGTACATGATATGTTGGGGATTACTCAAGAGTTCAAACCTCGTTTTTTAAGGCAATATGCGGACTTGAGAGGTGTAATGACAGAGGCTGTGGAAGGTTACATCAAAGATGTGAAGTCCAAAGACTTTCCAAGTGAGAAGGAAAGCTATTGA
- a CDS encoding NADP-dependent isocitrate dehydrogenase — MTTTKTPKILYTLTDEAPALATYSLLPIIKSFTDSAGVAVETRDISLSGRIIANFPEYLKEDQRISDALAELGEIAKTPEANIVKLPNISASIPQLKAAIKELQGQGYALPDYPDEPKTEEEKGVKAKYDKIKGSAVNPVLREGNSDRRAPQAVKQYAKNNPHSMGKWSADSKSHVASMSEGDFYGSELSLTMPAEGTVKIQLEGKDGAVTILKEGLKLQAGEVIDASVMSVKKLETFLAEQKEDAKKQGILFSLHMKATMMKVSDPIIFGHAVKVFFAPVFEKHAQTIQEIGVDVNNGFGDLISALDKLPAEKRKEIEADIEACYADSPDLAMVNSHKGITNLHVPSDVIIDASMPAMIRTSGQMWNKNDKLQDTKAIIPDRSYAGVYQETIDFCKEHGAFDPTTMGSVPNVGLMAQKAEEYGSHDKTFEIPAEGKVKVLNAAGETLMEHAVEKGDIWRMCQTKDAPIQDWVKLAVNRAKATGVPAVFWLDQNRAHDAQLIEKVNKYLPEHDTEGLEIKILSPVEATRFSLERIKEGKDTISVTGNVLRDYLTDLFPILELGTSAKMLSIVPLMNGGGLFETGAGGSAPKHVQQFVEEGHLRWDSLGEFLALAVSLEHLGNTFDNERAIVLGKTLDEATGKFLENGKSPSRKVNELDNRGSHFYLALYWAEALAAQDKDAALKEIFTKVAKAMEENEATIINELNGAQGNPVDIGGYFKPDEAKTSNAMRPSKTLNEILEMVTASV, encoded by the coding sequence ATGACCACTACAAAAACACCGAAGATCCTTTATACGCTGACCGATGAAGCGCCAGCTTTGGCAACCTATTCTTTGTTGCCTATTATTAAATCTTTTACAGATTCAGCTGGTGTGGCAGTAGAAACCAGGGATATATCTTTATCGGGTAGGATTATCGCCAACTTCCCGGAGTATTTAAAAGAGGATCAGCGCATCAGTGATGCATTGGCCGAATTGGGAGAGATTGCTAAAACTCCAGAAGCCAATATTGTGAAGCTGCCTAATATCAGTGCTTCGATTCCCCAATTGAAAGCAGCTATCAAGGAACTTCAAGGACAAGGCTATGCATTGCCGGACTATCCGGACGAACCAAAAACCGAAGAGGAAAAAGGCGTAAAAGCCAAGTATGATAAAATTAAAGGCAGTGCTGTAAATCCAGTTTTAAGAGAAGGTAATTCGGATAGAAGAGCTCCTCAGGCGGTGAAGCAGTATGCCAAAAACAACCCACACAGCATGGGTAAGTGGAGTGCTGATTCCAAATCTCATGTGGCGAGCATGAGCGAAGGTGATTTCTACGGAAGTGAGCTTTCATTGACCATGCCGGCAGAGGGAACTGTTAAAATTCAATTGGAAGGTAAAGATGGTGCTGTCACCATCTTAAAAGAGGGATTGAAGCTTCAAGCAGGTGAAGTGATAGATGCTTCTGTGATGAGTGTTAAAAAACTGGAAACTTTCTTGGCTGAGCAAAAAGAAGATGCTAAAAAACAAGGCATTCTGTTTTCATTGCATATGAAAGCTACTATGATGAAAGTTTCTGATCCTATCATTTTTGGCCATGCTGTTAAGGTTTTCTTTGCGCCAGTATTTGAAAAACATGCCCAGACCATTCAGGAGATTGGTGTAGATGTTAATAATGGGTTTGGTGATTTGATCAGTGCTTTGGACAAACTTCCAGCTGAAAAGCGTAAGGAAATAGAGGCTGATATAGAAGCTTGCTATGCTGACAGCCCTGATTTGGCCATGGTTAACTCCCACAAGGGAATTACCAATTTGCATGTTCCAAGTGATGTGATTATTGATGCTTCCATGCCGGCCATGATCAGAACATCAGGTCAGATGTGGAATAAAAACGATAAACTTCAAGATACCAAAGCAATTATTCCAGATCGCTCTTATGCAGGTGTTTATCAGGAAACCATTGACTTCTGTAAGGAACACGGTGCTTTTGACCCTACCACCATGGGGAGTGTTCCCAATGTAGGTTTGATGGCGCAAAAAGCTGAAGAGTATGGTTCTCATGATAAGACTTTTGAGATTCCTGCAGAAGGAAAGGTGAAAGTGCTTAATGCTGCTGGTGAAACATTAATGGAGCATGCTGTAGAAAAAGGAGATATCTGGAGAATGTGCCAAACCAAGGATGCGCCTATCCAAGATTGGGTGAAACTAGCTGTAAACCGTGCCAAAGCCACAGGAGTACCTGCTGTCTTCTGGTTGGATCAAAACAGAGCCCATGATGCCCAGTTGATCGAAAAAGTAAATAAATATCTCCCTGAACATGATACGGAAGGATTGGAGATCAAGATTCTTTCTCCAGTGGAAGCAACCCGTTTCTCATTGGAAAGAATCAAGGAAGGAAAAGATACCATCTCCGTTACAGGTAATGTTTTAAGGGATTACTTGACGGATTTGTTCCCTATTTTGGAATTGGGCACGAGTGCTAAAATGCTTTCCATTGTACCATTGATGAATGGTGGAGGCTTATTTGAAACGGGAGCCGGAGGATCTGCTCCTAAACACGTTCAGCAGTTTGTGGAAGAAGGTCACCTTAGATGGGATTCTTTGGGTGAGTTTTTGGCATTGGCTGTTTCTTTGGAACACTTGGGCAATACTTTTGACAACGAAAGGGCCATTGTTTTAGGTAAGACTTTGGATGAGGCTACTGGTAAATTCCTCGAAAATGGAAAGTCCCCATCCCGAAAGGTGAATGAATTGGACAACAGAGGGAGTCATTTCTATTTGGCACTTTACTGGGCAGAAGCATTGGCGGCCCAAGATAAGGATGCTGCATTGAAAGAGATTTTTACCAAAGTGGCGAAGGCTATGGAGGAAAATGAAGCAACAATTATTAATGAATTGAATGGTGCTCAAGGAAATCCTGTGGATATCGGAGGTTACTTTAAGCCTGACGAAGCAAAGACTTCTAATGCCATGAGACCAAGCAAGACCTTAAACGAAATCTTGGAAATGGTTACAGCGAGTGTGTAA
- a CDS encoding DUF1080 domain-containing protein, with the protein MKKNILSLTVLALLATSCGAGQSKDTSSEETVTVQSTSNESEGDWTILFDGSNMDSWKTYNKESLGAAWKMENGVLYLDSSEKEGRGDLVTKDEYSNFHLKLEWKISDNGNSGLMFMVHEDEQFRHPYVTGPEYQLLDDEGHPDGKNLKHRTGDLYDMIQATEEASNPVGEWNTTEIIVEDAKLTFKLNGVTTVETTMWDDSWKALIAESKFKNAEHFGIYKKGKIALQDHGNNVYFKNIMIKEL; encoded by the coding sequence ATGAAAAAAAACATTTTATCCCTAACAGTCTTAGCGCTTTTGGCCACATCCTGCGGAGCTGGTCAGAGTAAGGACACTTCCTCTGAAGAAACCGTAACCGTTCAGAGTACTTCCAATGAAAGTGAAGGAGATTGGACCATCCTTTTTGATGGATCCAACATGGACAGCTGGAAAACCTACAATAAAGAATCTCTAGGTGCTGCATGGAAAATGGAAAATGGTGTTCTATACCTTGACTCTTCTGAAAAAGAAGGTAGAGGAGACCTTGTTACCAAAGATGAATACAGTAATTTCCACCTTAAACTGGAATGGAAAATTTCCGACAATGGAAACTCTGGATTAATGTTCATGGTACATGAGGATGAGCAATTCAGACACCCGTATGTTACAGGTCCTGAATACCAGTTGTTAGATGATGAAGGCCACCCTGATGGCAAAAATCTTAAGCATAGAACCGGTGACTTGTACGATATGATCCAAGCTACAGAAGAGGCTTCTAATCCAGTAGGAGAATGGAATACTACAGAAATCATCGTTGAAGATGCCAAATTAACCTTCAAACTAAATGGAGTAACCACTGTTGAAACTACCATGTGGGATGACAGTTGGAAAGCACTCATTGCAGAAAGTAAATTCAAAAACGCAGAACATTTCGGCATATATAAGAAAGGCAAAATTGCTCTTCAAGACCATGGCAACAATGTTTACTTCAAAAACATCATGATCAAGGAACTATAA
- a CDS encoding c-type cytochrome codes for MNFSKVASAGVIALAGLAYACGGSSDTKSEETTNTPAAAPAKEMSFDEMYKDNPDYVNGLALVKESDCPSCHMVERKIVGPAYKDVAEKYESTEENIETLAKRVVAGNSGEWGEVPMPAHPGLSEDDAKKMVKYVLMLKK; via the coding sequence ATGAATTTCAGTAAAGTAGCAAGCGCAGGTGTGATCGCACTTGCAGGATTAGCTTATGCTTGTGGCGGAAGCTCCGACACCAAAAGCGAGGAAACAACAAATACCCCAGCTGCCGCTCCAGCCAAAGAAATGAGCTTTGACGAGATGTACAAAGACAATCCTGACTATGTCAACGGACTTGCATTAGTCAAAGAATCTGACTGCCCTAGCTGTCATATGGTGGAAAGAAAAATCGTAGGACCTGCTTACAAAGATGTTGCAGAAAAATACGAAAGCACAGAAGAGAACATTGAAACACTTGCCAAAAGAGTCGTTGCAGGTAATTCAGGAGAATGGGGAGAGGTTCCAATGCCAGCTCACCCAGGACTTTCCGAAGACGATGCGAAAAAAATGGTCAAGTACGTTTTAATGCTGAAAAAATAA
- a CDS encoding sugar phosphate isomerase/epimerase: MKTIKGPALFIAQFADDKAPFNNLKDISEWAKSIGYKAIQIPSWDSRFIDLQKAAEDQSYADEIKSTVENAGLEISELSTHLQGQLVAVNPAYNELFDAFAPEELKGNLKGKSEWATQQLMYAAKASKNLGLTAHATFSGALMWHTVYPWPQRPAGLVDTGFEELAKRWLPILDEFDKNGVDLCYELHPGEDLHDGVTFEMFLEKVNHHPRANILYDPSHFLLQCLDYVQFIDFYHERIKMFHVKDAEFNPTGKQGVYGGYQSWINRAGRFRSLGDGQVDFNAIFSKLSQYDFDGWAVLEWECAIKHPEAGAIEGAKFIKEKIIRVTEKTFDDFASAGTDEELNKKVLGI, encoded by the coding sequence ATGAAGACCATTAAAGGACCTGCGCTATTTATAGCTCAATTTGCAGACGATAAGGCTCCTTTTAACAACCTTAAAGACATCAGTGAATGGGCCAAAAGCATTGGTTATAAAGCCATTCAGATTCCATCTTGGGATAGTCGCTTTATCGATTTGCAAAAAGCCGCCGAAGATCAATCTTATGCTGATGAAATCAAAAGCACTGTTGAAAATGCTGGACTTGAGATCTCAGAACTGAGCACACACTTACAAGGGCAATTGGTTGCTGTAAATCCGGCCTATAATGAATTGTTTGATGCTTTTGCTCCTGAAGAGTTAAAAGGAAACCTAAAAGGCAAATCAGAATGGGCTACCCAGCAACTTATGTACGCAGCCAAAGCTTCCAAAAACTTGGGACTTACTGCTCATGCCACCTTCAGCGGTGCATTGATGTGGCATACGGTTTACCCTTGGCCTCAGCGCCCTGCAGGCTTGGTAGATACAGGTTTCGAAGAATTAGCGAAGAGGTGGTTGCCTATCTTGGATGAATTTGATAAAAATGGTGTAGATTTATGCTATGAACTTCACCCTGGTGAAGACCTTCATGATGGAGTGACATTTGAGATGTTCTTGGAAAAAGTAAACCATCACCCAAGAGCAAACATCCTTTATGATCCAAGCCACTTCTTACTGCAGTGCCTGGACTATGTTCAGTTCATAGACTTCTATCATGAGAGGATCAAAATGTTCCATGTGAAAGACGCTGAGTTCAACCCAACTGGCAAACAAGGAGTATACGGAGGTTATCAAAGCTGGATCAACAGAGCTGGAAGATTCAGGTCACTGGGAGATGGCCAAGTCGATTTCAATGCCATTTTCAGCAAGCTTTCCCAATATGACTTTGATGGGTGGGCAGTACTGGAATGGGAATGTGCCATCAAACATCCTGAAGCAGGAGCAATTGAAGGTGCTAAATTTATCAAGGAAAAAATCATCAGGGTCACTGAGAAAACCTTCGATGACTTTGCCTCTGCAGGCACTGATGAGGAATTGAACAAAAAAGTATTAGGAATATAA